A genomic window from Silene latifolia isolate original U9 population chromosome Y, ASM4854445v1, whole genome shotgun sequence includes:
- the LOC141627735 gene encoding uncharacterized protein LOC141627735, whose protein sequence is MGGGVEYFKKGKVSEQLEDEEHFVLEEIVVDKVVSKEKEKEAKKIDDAKQASSSNKAYIPPIPFPNRKRATNEEKKFSKFLDTLKKLEVSLSFTEVVTHMLLYTKFLKEVLTKKRGIGGDGPVTLTGECIAVLLNPMPKKLQDPGSFSIPCKVGNVNIKRALCDLGASVSILPLPIARKLGLGNMISTSMTFQLANRSVQYPQDVLKDIPVKVRNFYIPADFVVMDIPED, encoded by the coding sequence ATGGGAGGAGGAGTTGAGTACTTCAAGAAAGGGAAAGTGAGTGAACAACTTGAAGATGAAGAACATTTCGTCTTGGAAGAAATTGTGGTTGACAAAGTGGTTagcaaggaaaaagaaaaagaagccaAAAAGATAGATGACGCCAAGCAAGCCTCATCTTCTAACAAGGCTTATATTCCCCCAATACCATTTCCTAATAGAAAAAGAGCAACGAACGAGGAGAAGAAATTCTCTAAGTTCTTGGATACGTTGAAGAAACTTGAAGTCTCATTGTCTTTCACCGAGGTAGTGACACACATGCTACTCTACACCAAATTTCTCAAAGAGGTGTTGACAAAGAAAAGAGGTATTGGAGGTGATGGGCCAGTAACTTTGACGGGAGAATGTATTGCGGTGCTACTCAATCCCATGCCGAAAAAATTgcaagacccgggtagtttttctatccCATGCAAGGTAGGCAATGTAAACATCAAGAGAGCCTTATGTGATTTGGGGGCGAGCGTGAGCATCTTGCCACTCCCTATTGCAAGAAAACTTGGTCTTGGTAACATGATTTCCACTTCTATGACATTTCAACTTGCCAATCGATCGGTTCAATATCCCCAAGATGTCCTTAAGGACATTCCAGTCAAAGTTAGAAATTTCTACATTCCGGCGGATTTTGTTGTGATGGACATCCCAGAAGACTAA